A single genomic interval of Carassius carassius chromosome 24, fCarCar2.1, whole genome shotgun sequence harbors:
- the LOC132103663 gene encoding uncharacterized protein C18orf19 homolog B-like, whose product MQRMWAPVTVRRVVLPRSAYLGHTWDKGELPVTVQTSRYFRCTNVIKTKEGLKTSTEEETPLNPRQSLAGTEGLYKADSASAPQNKGDVDPLQDKSIGLFQRFKKTFKQYGKVMVPVHIVTSTVWFGSFYYAAMKGVNLVPFLEFIGLPDWMVGILRDSQGGYALTAYAMYKLATPARYTVTLGGTSLSVQYLRKHGQLSTPPPVKEYLQDKMGETRERLTGKMEETKERFSERKDKFSEKLQETKDKITFRKKAD is encoded by the exons ATGCAGAGGATGTGGGCTCCAGTCACGGTGCGGCGTGTTGTCCTGCCGCGCTCCGCATACCTTGGTCACACCTGGGATAAGGGGGAGCTTCCTGTGACCGTCCAGACCTCACGCTACTTCAGATGCACTAATGTCATCAAGACGAAGGAGGGCCTCAAAACGTCCACAGAGGAAGAAACGCCATTAAACCCTCGGCAGAGTCTAGCTGGGACTGAGGGTCTTTATAAGGCAGATTCGGCATCTGCCCCTCAGAATAAGGGTGATGTCGACCCTCTGCAGGACAAGTCTATTGGGCTCTTTCAGAGATTTAAAAAGACGTTTAAACAGTATGGTAAAGTCATGGTGCCTGTGCACATCGTCACGTCCACTGTTTGGTTTGGGAGCTTTTATTATGCTGCAATGAA AGGGGTGAATCTGGTCCCGTTTTTGGAGTTCATTGGTTTACCGGATTGGATGGTGGGAATTTTGCGGGATTCCCAGGGTGGTTATGCACTCACCGCCTATGCAATGTATAAG CTCGCTACTCCTGCACGGTACACGGTTACACTGGGAGGCACCTCCCTGTCTGTACAGTACCTCCGCAAACATGGACAACTCTCCACCCCTCCGCCTGTCAAAGAGTACCTTCAAGACAAAATGGGGGAGACCAGGGAACGACTGACTGGAAAAATGGAGGAGACGAAAGAGAGGTTTTCTGAGAGAAAAGACAAGTTTTCTGAGAAACTGCAGGAGACGAAAGACAAAATTACTTTTCGTAAGAAAGCCGACTAG